From Rhodovastum atsumiense, a single genomic window includes:
- the leuC gene encoding 3-isopropylmalate dehydratase large subunit, with protein sequence MTGAPRTLFDKVWDSHVAAHRADGQDLLWIDRHFLHEGSHHAFGKLAARSARVARPDLTFGVADHYVPTRGPITDPVVRDMVERLQANTARHGVRLFGPGDLRQGIVHVAGPELGLTLPGLTVVCGDSHTSTHGAYGAIAFGIGASDVAHVLMTQTLWQRRPKRLLVRVDGRPGAGVTAKDIALSVIARLGADGAQGHAIEYAGEAVRALSMQGRLTLCNLSIESGARCGMVAPDDTTFADLRGRPFAPVGPLWEQAERDWRALPGDADAAFDRVVALSAAEIVPVVSWGTNPEDVLPVTARVPDPARMADPGRAAHVRDAIDYMGLRPGQALTELRVDRVFIGSCTNSRIEDLRAAAAVLAGRRASVPGLVSPGSAQVKQQAEEEGLDRIFTAAGLDWGGPGCSMCVGMNGDMLAPGERCASTTNRNFKGRQGPGSRTHLMSPAMAAAAALTGFLTDVRALSRDPSPEAR encoded by the coding sequence ATGACCGGGGCACCGCGCACGCTGTTCGACAAGGTCTGGGACAGCCACGTGGCCGCGCACCGCGCCGACGGGCAGGATCTGCTGTGGATCGACCGGCATTTCCTGCACGAAGGCTCGCACCATGCCTTCGGCAAGCTGGCGGCGCGGTCGGCGCGGGTGGCACGACCCGACCTGACCTTCGGCGTCGCCGACCACTATGTGCCGACACGCGGCCCGATCACCGATCCGGTGGTGCGCGACATGGTCGAGCGGCTGCAGGCCAACACGGCCCGGCATGGCGTGCGCCTGTTCGGGCCGGGCGATCTGCGCCAGGGCATCGTCCACGTCGCCGGGCCGGAGCTGGGGCTGACCCTGCCCGGCCTGACGGTGGTATGCGGCGACAGCCATACCTCGACGCACGGCGCCTATGGCGCGATCGCCTTCGGCATCGGCGCCTCGGATGTCGCGCATGTGCTGATGACGCAGACATTGTGGCAACGCCGGCCGAAGCGGCTGCTGGTGCGGGTGGACGGACGGCCCGGCGCGGGGGTGACGGCGAAGGACATCGCGCTCAGCGTCATCGCCCGGCTGGGCGCCGACGGCGCGCAGGGCCATGCCATCGAATATGCCGGCGAGGCAGTGCGGGCGCTGTCGATGCAGGGGCGCCTGACGCTGTGCAACCTTTCGATCGAGAGCGGCGCCCGCTGCGGCATGGTCGCCCCCGACGACACCACCTTCGCCGACCTGCGCGGTCGTCCCTTCGCGCCCGTCGGCCCGCTCTGGGAGCAGGCCGAGCGTGACTGGCGCGCCTTGCCGGGCGATGCCGACGCGGCCTTCGACCGGGTGGTGGCGCTAAGTGCTGCGGAGATCGTGCCGGTGGTCAGTTGGGGCACCAACCCCGAGGACGTGCTGCCGGTCACCGCCCGCGTCCCCGATCCGGCCCGCATGGCCGACCCGGGCCGCGCCGCGCATGTCCGCGACGCGATCGACTACATGGGCCTGCGCCCCGGACAGGCGCTGACGGAACTGCGCGTCGACCGGGTCTTCATCGGCTCCTGCACCAACAGCCGTATCGAGGATTTGCGCGCCGCCGCCGCGGTGCTGGCCGGGCGGCGGGCCAGCGTGCCCGGGCTGGTCTCGCCCGGCTCGGCGCAGGTGAAGCAGCAGGCCGAGGAAGAAGGCCTCGACCGCATCTTCACCGCGGCCGGGCTGGACTGGGGCGGGCCGGGATGTTCGATGTGCGTCGGCATGAACGGCGACATGCTGGCGCCGGGAGAGCGCTGCGCCTCTACCACCAACCGCAATTTCAAGGGGCGCCAGGGGCCGGGCTCGCGCACCCACCTGATGTCGCCGGCGATGGCCGCCGCCGCGGCGCTGACCGGCTTCCTGACCGATGTCCGCGCGCTGTCGCGGGACCCGTCCCCGGAGGCACGCTGA